In one Streptomyces venezuelae genomic region, the following are encoded:
- a CDS encoding site-2 protease family protein: MDESGGSGRPQSDGADGPRPAEPHGPHHTPGSQEPTRPIGTAEGPERPADGPTRPADEPRRPAEPPRDEHTTSLTKTPGTDTPSAETPRTETRRAETPSAETPRTESPRAETPPTETPHAETPREERPAEPPRPRAAYSGRPGKGTPVPPKAQKGPGGGLLMGKPFGVPVYVAPSWFLVAALITWVFGNQLDRVLPELGGARYLVSLFFAVAFYASVLVHELAHTVAALRFKLPVRRIQLQFFGGVSEIEKESETPGREFVLAFVGPLLSLVLAGVFYAGMQAVDAGTVPGVLLAGLMISNLIVAAFNLLPGLPLDGGRMLRAVVWKITGKPMSGTVAAAWVGRALAISVLIGLPLLNQSGALGGEAQDIGGMDTVTDALLAAILAAIIWTGAGNSLRMARLREHLPELRARTLTRRAVPVESETPLSEALRRANEAGARALVVVDTDGDPMALVREAAIVSVPQHRRPWVGVGGLAQDLTEGMRISVELAGEELLDTLRATPATEYLVVEESGEIYGVLSAADVERAFVKAMARPT, translated from the coding sequence GTGGACGAAAGCGGCGGGAGCGGCAGGCCGCAGTCCGACGGCGCGGACGGCCCGCGGCCGGCGGAACCACACGGCCCGCACCACACGCCCGGCTCCCAGGAGCCGACGCGCCCGATCGGCACGGCCGAGGGACCGGAGCGCCCGGCGGACGGGCCGACGCGCCCGGCCGACGAGCCCCGGCGACCGGCCGAGCCGCCGAGAGACGAGCACACGACCTCCCTCACCAAGACACCGGGCACCGACACGCCGAGCGCTGAAACTCCGCGCACCGAAACGCGGCGCGCTGAAACTCCGAGCGCCGAGACGCCGCGCACCGAGAGCCCGCGCGCCGAGACGCCGCCCACCGAAACCCCGCACGCCGAAACGCCGAGGGAAGAACGCCCCGCCGAACCCCCGCGGCCCCGCGCCGCGTACTCCGGCCGCCCCGGCAAGGGAACCCCCGTACCGCCCAAGGCCCAAAAAGGCCCCGGCGGCGGCCTCCTCATGGGCAAACCCTTCGGCGTACCCGTCTACGTCGCCCCCAGCTGGTTCCTCGTCGCCGCCCTCATCACCTGGGTCTTCGGCAACCAGCTCGACCGCGTCCTGCCCGAGCTCGGCGGCGCCCGCTACCTCGTCTCCCTCTTCTTCGCCGTCGCCTTCTACGCCTCCGTACTCGTCCACGAACTCGCCCACACCGTCGCGGCCCTCCGCTTCAAACTCCCCGTGCGCCGCATCCAGCTCCAGTTCTTCGGCGGCGTCTCCGAGATCGAGAAGGAGTCCGAGACCCCCGGCCGCGAATTCGTCCTCGCCTTCGTCGGCCCCCTCCTCTCCCTCGTCCTCGCCGGCGTCTTCTACGCGGGCATGCAGGCCGTCGACGCGGGCACCGTCCCCGGCGTCCTCCTCGCCGGCCTGATGATCTCCAACCTCATCGTCGCCGCCTTCAACCTGCTGCCCGGCCTGCCCCTCGACGGCGGCCGCATGCTGCGCGCCGTCGTCTGGAAGATCACCGGCAAGCCCATGAGCGGCACCGTCGCCGCCGCCTGGGTCGGCCGCGCCCTCGCCATCTCCGTCCTCATCGGACTGCCCCTGCTCAACCAGTCCGGCGCCCTCGGCGGCGAAGCCCAGGACATCGGCGGCATGGACACCGTCACCGACGCCCTGCTCGCCGCGATCCTCGCCGCCATCATCTGGACCGGCGCGGGAAACAGCCTCCGCATGGCCCGCCTGCGCGAACACCTCCCCGAGCTCCGCGCCCGCACCCTCACCCGCCGCGCCGTCCCCGTCGAAAGCGAAACACCCCTCTCCGAAGCACTGCGCCGCGCCAACGAAGCAGGAGCCCGCGCCCTCGTCGTCGTCGACACCGACGGCGACCCCATGGCCCTCGTCCGCGAAGCGGCCATCGTCTCCGTGCCCCAGCACCGCCGCCCCTGGGTCGGCGTCGGCGGCCTCGCCCAGGACCTCACCGAGGGCATGCGCATCTCCGTCGAGCTCGCCGGCGAGGAACTGCTCGACACCCTCCGCGCCACGCCCGCCACCGAATACCTCGTCGTCGAGGAGTCCGGCGAGATCTACGGAGTCCTCTCCGCCGCGGACGTCGAGCGCGCCTTCGTGAAGGCCATGGCCCGCCCCACCTGA
- the arc gene encoding proteasome ATPase, with product MAAHDDDINRGIRPGRGSEDPAGQVAYLEQEIAVLRRKLADSPRHTRILEERIVELQTNLAGVSAQNERLANTLREARDQIVALKEEVDRLAQPPAGFGVFLVANEDGTADIFTGGRKLRVNVSPSVELEELRRGQEVMLNEALNVVEAMEYESVGDIVTLKEILEDGDRALVVGHTDEERVVRLAEPLLDVTIRPGDALLLEPRSGYVYEVVPKSEVEELVLEEVPDISYEKIGGLGGQIEMIRDAVELPYLYPDLFKEHELRPPKGVLLYGPPGCGKTLIAKAVANSLAKKVAEVTGQPAGKSYFLNIKGPELLNKYVGETERHIRLVFQRAREKASEGTPVIVFFDEMESLFRTRGSGVSSDVENTIVPQLLAEIDGVEGLENVIVIGASNREDMIDPAILRPGRLDVKIKIERPDAQAAKDIFAKYLTERLPLHADDLAEHSADRRSTVDGMIQSVVEQMYAESEENRFLEVTYANGDKEVLYFKDFNSGAMIENIVGRAKKMAIKAFLEANQKGLRVAHLLQACIDEFKENEDLPNTTNPDDWARISGKKGERIVYIRTLVTGKQGADTGRSIDTVANTGQYL from the coding sequence GTGGCAGCCCACGACGACGACATCAACCGCGGCATCCGGCCGGGGCGAGGGTCTGAAGACCCTGCCGGTCAGGTTGCCTATCTCGAGCAGGAAATCGCCGTCCTGCGACGCAAGCTCGCCGACTCTCCGCGTCATACGAGGATTCTCGAAGAGCGGATCGTCGAGCTGCAGACCAACCTGGCCGGCGTGTCCGCACAGAACGAGCGGCTCGCCAACACGCTCCGTGAGGCCCGCGACCAGATCGTGGCCCTCAAGGAGGAAGTCGACCGGCTCGCACAGCCACCGGCCGGCTTCGGAGTCTTCCTCGTGGCGAACGAGGACGGCACGGCGGACATCTTCACCGGGGGCCGCAAGCTCCGGGTGAACGTCAGCCCGAGCGTGGAGCTCGAAGAGCTCAGGCGCGGCCAGGAAGTCATGCTCAACGAAGCGCTCAACGTGGTCGAGGCCATGGAGTACGAGAGCGTCGGCGACATCGTCACCCTCAAGGAGATCCTCGAGGACGGCGACCGAGCCCTGGTGGTGGGACACACCGACGAAGAACGAGTGGTCCGGCTCGCCGAACCCCTCCTCGACGTCACCATCCGCCCGGGCGACGCCCTCCTTCTCGAACCCCGCTCCGGCTACGTCTACGAGGTCGTGCCCAAGAGCGAGGTCGAAGAGCTCGTCCTCGAAGAAGTCCCCGACATCAGCTACGAAAAGATCGGCGGCCTCGGCGGCCAGATCGAAATGATCCGGGACGCCGTCGAACTTCCGTACCTCTACCCCGACCTCTTCAAGGAGCACGAACTGCGGCCCCCCAAGGGTGTGCTGCTGTACGGGCCCCCCGGCTGCGGCAAAACGCTGATCGCGAAAGCCGTCGCCAATTCACTCGCCAAGAAGGTCGCCGAGGTGACCGGCCAGCCCGCGGGGAAGAGCTACTTCCTCAACATCAAGGGCCCCGAACTCCTCAACAAGTACGTCGGCGAGACCGAGCGCCACATCCGCCTGGTCTTCCAGCGTGCCCGTGAGAAGGCGAGCGAGGGCACCCCCGTCATCGTCTTCTTCGACGAGATGGAATCCCTCTTCCGCACCCGCGGATCCGGCGTCAGCTCGGACGTGGAGAACACCATCGTCCCCCAGCTGCTCGCCGAGATCGACGGCGTGGAAGGCCTGGAGAACGTCATCGTCATCGGCGCCTCCAACCGCGAGGACATGATCGACCCCGCGATCCTGCGCCCCGGACGACTCGACGTGAAGATCAAGATCGAGCGCCCGGACGCCCAGGCCGCGAAGGACATCTTCGCCAAGTACCTCACCGAACGGCTGCCGCTGCACGCCGACGACCTCGCCGAACACAGCGCCGACCGGCGCTCCACCGTGGACGGCATGATCCAGTCCGTCGTCGAGCAGATGTACGCCGAGTCCGAGGAGAACCGCTTCCTCGAGGTGACGTACGCGAACGGCGACAAGGAAGTCCTCTACTTCAAGGACTTCAATTCCGGCGCCATGATCGAGAACATCGTGGGCCGCGCCAAGAAGATGGCCATCAAGGCCTTCCTCGAAGCGAACCAGAAGGGCCTCCGGGTCGCTCACCTCCTCCAGGCTTGCATCGACGAGTTCAAGGAGAACGAGGACCTGCCCAACACCACCAACCCCGACGACTGGGCCAGGATCTCCGGAAAGAAGGGCGAACGGATCGTGTACATCCGCACCCTCGTCACCGGAAAGCAGGGCGCGGACACGGGACGCTCCATCGACACGGTGGCCAACACCGGTCAATACCTGTAG
- a CDS encoding ferredoxin, with amino-acid sequence MTVRHEAETGSEGHDLEVWIDQDLCTGDGICAQYAPEVFELDIDGLAYVKSADDELLQAPGATTPVPLTLLNDVVDSAKECPGDCIHVRRVSDSVEVYGPDAA; translated from the coding sequence ATGACCGTGCGGCACGAGGCCGAGACCGGCAGTGAGGGCCACGATCTGGAGGTCTGGATCGACCAGGACCTCTGTACCGGGGACGGCATCTGTGCGCAGTACGCGCCTGAGGTCTTCGAGCTGGACATCGATGGTCTGGCGTATGTGAAGAGCGCCGACGACGAGCTGTTGCAGGCTCCTGGGGCGACAACGCCCGTGCCGCTGACGCTCCTCAACGATGTGGTGGATTCGGCCAAGGAGTGTCCGGGCGACTGCATTCATGTGCGCCGCGTTTCGGACAGCGTCGAGGTGTACGGCCCCGACGCGGCCTGA
- a CDS encoding tRNA (adenine-N1)-methyltransferase, with translation MSEPTGAARRRGPFKVGDQVQLTDPKGRHYTFTLEAGKNFHTHKGSFPHDELIGAPEGSVVRTTGNVAYLALRPLLPDYVLSMPRGAAVVYPKDAGQILAFADIFPGARVVEAGVGSGSLSSFLLRAIGDQGMLHSYERREDFAEIAQQNVERYFGGPHPAWQLTVGDLQDNLSDTEVDRVILDMLAPWECLEAVSKALVPGGILCCYVATTTQLARTVESIREIGGFNEPTAWESMIRNWHIEGLAVRPDHRMIGHTGFLLTARRLADGVEPPMRRRRPAKGAYGEDYSGPNADGGSPR, from the coding sequence ATGTCCGAACCGACCGGTGCCGCCCGCCGTCGCGGGCCCTTCAAGGTCGGGGACCAGGTCCAGCTCACCGACCCCAAGGGACGCCACTACACGTTCACGCTCGAGGCCGGGAAGAATTTCCACACCCACAAGGGTTCCTTCCCCCACGACGAGCTGATCGGCGCTCCCGAGGGCAGTGTTGTCCGAACCACGGGAAACGTCGCCTACCTGGCGCTGCGACCCCTGCTCCCCGACTACGTCCTGTCCATGCCCCGCGGCGCCGCCGTGGTCTACCCCAAGGACGCGGGGCAGATCCTGGCCTTCGCCGACATCTTCCCCGGCGCACGCGTCGTCGAGGCGGGCGTGGGCTCCGGCTCGCTGAGCAGCTTCCTGCTCCGCGCCATCGGCGACCAGGGCATGCTGCACTCCTACGAGCGCCGCGAGGACTTCGCCGAGATCGCCCAGCAGAACGTCGAGCGCTACTTCGGCGGACCGCACCCCGCCTGGCAGCTCACCGTCGGCGACCTCCAGGACAACCTCAGCGACACCGAGGTCGACCGGGTCATCCTCGACATGCTCGCCCCCTGGGAATGCCTCGAAGCCGTCTCCAAGGCACTCGTCCCCGGCGGCATCCTCTGCTGCTACGTCGCGACCACCACCCAGCTCGCCCGGACCGTCGAGTCCATCCGCGAGATCGGCGGCTTCAACGAGCCGACCGCCTGGGAATCGATGATCCGCAACTGGCACATCGAAGGCCTCGCCGTCCGCCCGGACCACCGCATGATCGGACACACCGGCTTCCTCCTCACCGCCCGCCGCCTCGCGGACGGCGTCGAGCCGCCCATGCGCCGCCGCCGCCCCGCCAAGGGCGCCTACGGCGAGGACTACTCAGGACCGAACGCCGACGGCGGCTCCCCGCGCTGA
- the dop gene encoding depupylase/deamidase Dop, producing the protein MTVRRVMGIETEYGISVPGHPNANAMLTSSQIVNAYAAAMHRARRARWDFEEENPLRDARGFDLAREAADSSQLTDEDIGLANVILTNGARLYVDHAHPEYSSPEITNPWDAVLWDKAGERIMAEAAERAAALPGAQPIHLYKNNTDNKGASYGTHENYLMKRDTPFSDIVRHLTPFFVSRQVVTGAGRVGIGQDGHEHGFQLSQRADYFEVEVGLETTLKRPIINTRDEPHSDAEKYRRLHVIIGDANLSEISTYLKLGTTSLVLAMIEEGFIAVDLAVDQPVRTLHQISHDPSLKHPVTLRSGRSLTAVQLQMEYFELARKFVEERYGSDADDQTKDVLSRWEDVLGRLESDPMSLSGELDWVAKRELMEGYRRRDDLDWDAARLHLVDLQYADVRAEKGLYNRLVARGKMKRLLDEADVERATTKPPEDTRAYFRGRCLEQYADDVAAASWDSVIFDLPGRDSLQRVPTLEPLRGTRNHVKELLDRCRTAEDLVRVLSGG; encoded by the coding sequence ATGACCGTACGGCGAGTAATGGGCATCGAGACGGAGTACGGCATCTCCGTCCCCGGCCACCCCAACGCCAATGCCATGCTCACCTCATCCCAGATCGTCAACGCCTACGCCGCGGCGATGCACCGGGCGCGACGCGCCCGCTGGGACTTCGAGGAAGAGAACCCGCTGCGGGACGCGCGGGGCTTCGACCTCGCCCGCGAGGCCGCCGACTCCAGCCAGCTGACCGACGAGGACATCGGCCTCGCCAACGTCATCCTCACCAACGGCGCACGCCTCTACGTCGACCACGCACACCCCGAATACAGCTCCCCGGAGATCACCAACCCCTGGGACGCCGTCCTCTGGGACAAGGCCGGCGAACGCATCATGGCCGAAGCCGCGGAACGCGCCGCGGCACTGCCCGGCGCCCAGCCGATCCACCTCTACAAGAACAACACCGACAACAAGGGCGCCTCCTACGGCACGCACGAGAACTACCTGATGAAGCGGGACACCCCCTTCTCCGACATCGTGCGGCACCTGACCCCCTTCTTCGTCTCCCGCCAGGTCGTCACCGGAGCGGGACGCGTCGGCATCGGCCAGGACGGCCACGAACATGGCTTCCAGCTCAGCCAGCGCGCCGACTACTTCGAAGTCGAGGTCGGCCTCGAGACCACCCTCAAGCGCCCCATCATCAACACCCGTGACGAACCCCACTCGGACGCCGAGAAGTACCGCAGGCTCCACGTCATCATCGGCGACGCCAACCTCTCCGAGATCTCGACGTACCTGAAGCTCGGCACCACCTCCCTCGTCCTCGCGATGATCGAGGAGGGCTTCATCGCGGTGGACCTGGCGGTCGACCAGCCCGTGCGCACCCTCCACCAGATCTCCCACGACCCGTCCCTCAAGCACCCCGTCACGCTGCGCAGCGGACGGTCACTCACCGCGGTGCAGCTCCAGATGGAGTACTTCGAGCTGGCCCGCAAATTCGTCGAGGAGCGGTACGGCTCCGACGCCGACGATCAGACGAAGGATGTCCTGTCCCGCTGGGAAGACGTCCTCGGCCGTCTGGAGAGCGACCCGATGAGCCTCTCCGGAGAGCTCGACTGGGTCGCCAAACGAGAACTCATGGAGGGCTACCGCCGACGCGACGACCTCGACTGGGACGCCGCGCGCCTCCACCTCGTCGACCTCCAGTACGCCGACGTACGGGCCGAGAAGGGCCTGTACAACCGCCTGGTGGCCCGGGGCAAGATGAAGCGGCTCCTCGACGAGGCGGACGTCGAGAGGGCCACCACGAAGCCGCCCGAGGACACGCGCGCGTACTTCCGCGGCCGCTGCCTCGAGCAGTACGCGGACGACGTGGCCGCGGCGTCCTGGGACTCGGTCATCTTCGACCTCCCGGGCCGTGACTCTCTGCAACGGGTCCCCACGCTGGAGCCCCTGCGCGGCACGAGGAACCACGTCAAGGAACTCCTGGACCGCTGCCGCACGGCAGAGGACCTGGTTCGGGTCCTCTCCGGCGGCTGA
- a CDS encoding ubiquitin-like protein Pup: MATKDTGGGQQKATRPTEETEEQTQDAQASEDLKERQEKLSDDVDSVLDEIDDVLEENAEDFVRSFVQKGGE, from the coding sequence ATGGCGACCAAGGACACCGGCGGCGGACAGCAGAAGGCGACGCGTCCCACCGAGGAGACCGAGGAGCAGACGCAGGACGCGCAGGCTTCGGAGGACCTCAAGGAACGCCAGGAGAAGCTGAGCGACGACGTCGACTCCGTTCTTGACGAAATTGACGATGTCCTAGAGGAGAACGCAGAGGATTTCGTTCGATCCTTCGTTCAGAAGGGTGGAGAGTGA